A genomic region of Thermotoga sp. Ku-13t contains the following coding sequences:
- a CDS encoding ABC transporter permease — MLKFLGKRVLQIVILLFIYVTVVYWLIEAMPGSFVDQYLLNPKLTPEIRENLKRQFGFDKPAYMRYLIYMKNFLKLDLGISFSYFPTKVTTIIAERLPRTVFLFVTSTLVSYALGYSLGKRAAWKRSGMLDKATTFVGIVFWTIFLPLLAIFNIWLFGVILKILPLNQFIDPNLWKNAPLSAQTIFIRLLSNALVFLIVFLITLLVSNRLKTIPAKKLTLYVSPIATIVVSVSIWILSGYSIYAWDIIKHMVLPVLTLTLYSFAGSMLVMRDTMLDVIKEDYVTTAKAKGLPDSVVRDKHAARNALLPLVTNFVIGLGATVGGGIITETMFSWPGMGRAYLEALNSQDTPLLIGLLVFTGIFVLIAHLVADILYAVLDPRIRY, encoded by the coding sequence GTGCTCAAATTTCTGGGAAAAAGAGTGTTGCAAATAGTGATACTGCTCTTCATCTACGTGACTGTGGTCTACTGGTTGATCGAGGCGATGCCAGGAAGTTTCGTCGATCAGTACCTTCTCAATCCGAAACTCACACCCGAGATCAGGGAGAATCTGAAGAGACAGTTCGGTTTCGACAAGCCTGCCTACATGAGGTATTTGATATACATGAAAAACTTCCTGAAACTGGACCTTGGAATCTCGTTTTCTTATTTTCCCACCAAGGTTACGACGATAATCGCTGAAAGACTCCCCAGGACCGTTTTTCTTTTCGTCACCTCGACGCTCGTATCTTACGCCCTTGGATACAGCCTGGGTAAACGCGCGGCGTGGAAAAGGAGTGGCATGCTGGACAAAGCGACTACCTTCGTTGGCATAGTTTTCTGGACTATATTCTTACCATTGCTCGCCATCTTCAACATATGGTTGTTCGGTGTGATCCTGAAGATCTTACCTTTGAACCAGTTCATTGACCCGAACCTGTGGAAGAATGCACCTTTGTCCGCCCAAACGATTTTTATAAGGCTTCTTTCGAACGCTCTGGTTTTTCTCATAGTTTTTCTGATAACGTTGCTGGTTTCCAACAGACTCAAGACGATTCCCGCAAAAAAGCTCACGCTTTACGTTTCTCCCATTGCCACGATTGTGGTATCGGTTTCGATATGGATCCTCTCAGGCTATTCGATCTACGCCTGGGATATCATAAAGCACATGGTGCTTCCTGTGCTCACACTCACGTTGTACTCTTTCGCCGGTAGCATGCTCGTAATGCGCGATACGATGCTCGATGTGATAAAGGAAGATTACGTAACCACCGCGAAGGCAAAGGGTTTGCCCGACAGCGTCGTTAGAGACAAACACGCAGCGAGAAATGCACTTCTACCTCTGGTCACCAACTTCGTCATCGGTCTCGGTGCCACTGTGGGTGGAGGTATCATCACCGAGACGATGTTCTCCTGGCCCGGAATGGGACGCGCTTATTTAGAAGCGCTCAACAGTCAGGATACTCCATTGCTGATAGGCCTTCTGGTCTTCACTGGCATCTTCGTCCTCATCGCGCATTTGGTGGCTGACATACTGTACGCGGTGCTCGATCCACGCATAAGGTATTGA
- a CDS encoding ABC transporter substrate-binding protein, producing the protein MKKLLVLTVILAVLSVFAQTLNWALLQEPKTLNPWNHYGPNATVWNTYVLGTWYGALYGYSDVRFDWIPSLAVDLPKIEQEGDQWVYTIPLRQDVVWSDGTKFTADDVVWTMNTVLKLIKEYGLGGNWASMIDPDYFVKAEKVDDFTVKVYFTQPSLAKANFGALMMPILSKKYWEPKVEEALKTGAPLQTLYNYDNSDEPIIGPFKLVKWEKGAFVQQVARPDYFDKGSTLILYKNGAVEINNPNTGFHWVGYGEPTGEKMLELVTGPYVDDIIYRIYLNRAAAITALINGDVSFVFNSLGLQKGEADQLAKASGVKVISNTTNGFRYMCFNMRRYPMNIKEFRQAIAALIDREFLCSRVLGGQAFPQYSVVPVGNAFWHNPKVPELTPGYGLSYGERRKLAIELLKKAGFKWVVEPKIEGNNVVRQGRGLIAPNGQRIEQIELLAPGTGYDPMRATMALYIERWANEIGIPIKANLVDFNYIVQRVWDEPFNFDIYMLGWSLGYYPDHMADFFHSKRAGVGDFNAAGYNNPEFDKLADEFLAASDINKARELGFKLQEILAEDLPYIVLFDTPIIEAYRMDQIVFPYEQTLSGLQYVNGVPALVKAAQ; encoded by the coding sequence ATGAAGAAACTGCTGGTACTTACTGTGATTCTCGCTGTGCTCTCAGTCTTTGCACAAACGCTCAACTGGGCACTGTTGCAGGAGCCAAAAACTCTGAACCCGTGGAACCACTACGGACCGAACGCCACAGTCTGGAACACCTACGTACTCGGGACGTGGTACGGGGCACTCTACGGTTATTCCGACGTGAGGTTTGACTGGATCCCGAGCCTTGCAGTGGACCTTCCGAAGATCGAACAGGAAGGGGACCAGTGGGTCTACACAATTCCACTCAGACAGGATGTCGTGTGGTCCGATGGGACGAAGTTCACGGCAGACGACGTTGTTTGGACAATGAACACTGTGTTGAAGCTCATCAAAGAATACGGCCTGGGTGGAAACTGGGCGAGCATGATCGATCCAGACTACTTTGTCAAGGCAGAAAAAGTTGACGATTTCACAGTTAAGGTGTACTTCACCCAGCCGAGCTTGGCCAAGGCAAACTTTGGAGCTTTGATGATGCCCATACTGTCGAAGAAGTACTGGGAACCAAAGGTTGAGGAAGCTTTGAAGACCGGTGCTCCACTGCAGACGCTCTACAACTATGACAACTCCGACGAGCCCATCATAGGTCCGTTCAAGCTCGTCAAATGGGAAAAAGGCGCGTTCGTGCAACAGGTCGCAAGACCTGATTATTTCGACAAAGGAAGCACGCTGATTCTCTACAAGAACGGAGCCGTTGAGATCAACAATCCCAACACGGGCTTCCACTGGGTTGGCTACGGAGAACCCACCGGTGAAAAGATGCTCGAGCTTGTCACCGGTCCGTACGTCGATGACATCATTTACAGAATCTATCTGAACAGGGCTGCCGCGATCACGGCACTGATCAACGGAGATGTCAGCTTCGTGTTCAACTCACTTGGTTTGCAGAAAGGTGAAGCAGACCAGCTGGCCAAGGCGAGTGGTGTGAAAGTCATCAGCAACACGACTAACGGCTTCAGGTACATGTGCTTCAACATGAGAAGGTATCCAATGAACATCAAGGAATTCAGACAGGCCATAGCGGCACTCATCGACAGAGAGTTCCTGTGCTCTAGGGTGCTCGGTGGTCAGGCGTTCCCGCAGTACAGCGTGGTGCCCGTTGGAAACGCGTTCTGGCACAACCCGAAGGTTCCAGAACTCACGCCCGGTTACGGTCTGAGCTACGGTGAGAGAAGAAAACTCGCCATAGAGTTGCTCAAGAAAGCGGGCTTCAAATGGGTCGTTGAGCCGAAGATCGAGGGCAACAACGTGGTCAGACAGGGTAGAGGTCTCATCGCACCGAACGGACAGAGGATCGAGCAGATTGAATTACTTGCTCCTGGTACCGGCTACGACCCGATGAGGGCAACGATGGCACTCTACATTGAAAGATGGGCCAACGAAATTGGTATACCCATCAAAGCCAACCTAGTCGATTTCAACTACATCGTGCAGAGGGTCTGGGACGAACCGTTCAACTTCGACATCTACATGCTTGGTTGGAGCTTGGGTTACTATCCTGATCACATGGCGGACTTCTTCCACAGCAAGCGCGCTGGTGTCGGTGACTTCAACGCAGCTGGTTACAACAATCCAGAGTTCGACAAACTCGCTGATGAGTTCCTCGCCGCTTCCGACATAAACAAAGCGAGAGAACTGGGCTTCAAGCTGCAGGAAATCCTGGCGGAAGATCTGCCCTACATTGTCCTCTTCGACACACCAATCATCGAAGCTTACAGGATGGATCAGATCGTCTTCCCGTACGAGCAAACACTGTCTGGATTGCAGTATGTCAACGGTGTTCCTGCTCTGGTCAAAGCTGCTCAGTGA
- a CDS encoding Asp23/Gls24 family envelope stress response protein produces the protein MVIKLEYGDLEVSLKALKKLAYIATLQSYGPVKINSDSFFGKLFGEKEEERIKVEEHENGKIVVDIYIEVEYGVKVTEVAKNIMESVSHVMRNIGGCEDVEVNVHVTGVH, from the coding sequence GTGGTGATCAAGCTGGAATATGGAGACCTTGAAGTAAGTTTGAAAGCACTCAAGAAACTTGCGTACATAGCAACGCTCCAGAGTTATGGGCCTGTGAAGATCAATTCAGATAGTTTTTTTGGAAAACTTTTTGGTGAAAAAGAAGAGGAACGCATCAAGGTCGAAGAGCATGAAAATGGCAAGATCGTCGTTGACATCTACATCGAGGTCGAGTACGGTGTGAAGGTCACTGAGGTGGCGAAGAACATAATGGAAAGTGTGTCTCACGTCATGCGAAATATAGGTGGTTGCGAAGACGTTGAGGTCAACGTGCACGTGACAGGGGTTCACTGA
- a CDS encoding ABC transporter permease — protein MVVTEPLWKIRFKLWLRSLRTGWELFKERKLALFGLGVIIFFAIFGLLYPLYPLIMKNIFWKDDLFTYQTFLPYDPIIGFDPNVVSHPSPPSLRHPLGTDPLGRDILAMIMYSTPREFVLGITAALITVVIGTIIGASAAYYGGVIDTFFMRLADIIMLFPSLALLMVLSAFVELTLFRLALIMGILAGFGSITLVLKAQALTVKVRPFIDAAKSTGASDAYIIFRHIIPNILPLSFLYMMFNVTGAIFTEAVLSFLGLANIRMSWGVIIQMAESSGYLMGSSIGAYWWLWLPAGACITLLCSSFYFLGRGLEEIVNPRLRKR, from the coding sequence ATGGTCGTTACGGAACCACTGTGGAAGATCAGGTTCAAACTCTGGCTCAGATCACTCAGGACGGGTTGGGAACTTTTCAAAGAGAGAAAGCTTGCCCTTTTTGGTCTGGGCGTGATAATATTCTTCGCGATCTTTGGCCTTCTCTATCCCCTTTATCCACTGATCATGAAGAACATCTTCTGGAAGGACGATCTGTTCACATACCAGACCTTCTTGCCGTACGACCCGATCATCGGTTTTGATCCGAACGTAGTGAGCCATCCCTCGCCTCCGTCGCTGAGGCATCCTCTGGGCACTGATCCGCTGGGTAGAGACATCCTTGCGATGATCATGTACAGTACACCGAGAGAGTTCGTGCTCGGTATCACCGCGGCTCTGATAACCGTCGTCATAGGCACGATCATAGGAGCCAGCGCTGCGTATTACGGCGGGGTTATAGACACGTTTTTCATGCGTCTTGCAGACATCATCATGTTGTTCCCGAGCCTGGCACTGCTCATGGTCCTGAGTGCGTTCGTGGAACTGACTCTGTTCAGACTCGCCCTCATTATGGGTATCCTTGCGGGCTTTGGGTCCATAACACTGGTTTTGAAGGCTCAGGCACTGACGGTCAAGGTGAGACCTTTCATAGATGCTGCAAAATCGACGGGTGCGAGCGATGCGTACATCATATTCCGGCACATCATCCCGAACATTCTTCCCCTCTCTTTCCTTTACATGATGTTCAACGTCACTGGCGCGATATTCACAGAGGCGGTTCTCTCCTTCCTCGGGTTGGCCAACATACGCATGAGCTGGGGCGTTATCATCCAGATGGCCGAATCTTCCGGTTATCTCATGGGTAGCAGCATCGGAGCATACTGGTGGTTGTGGCTACCGGCGGGTGCGTGTATCACGTTGCTGTGTTCGTCGTTCTACTTCTTGGGTCGTGGACTCGAAGAGATCGTTAATCCAAGATTGAGAAAGAGGTGA
- the tdh gene encoding L-threonine 3-dehydrogenase codes for MKALMKTSMAEGLTMVEVPEPGEPGPTEVLIRVKTASICGSDVHIYRWDSWAQSRIKPPLIIGHEFSGIVERVGEAVQTVKVGDYVACETHIPCLSCVQCRTNRMHVCRNMKILGVDTNGAFAEYVKVPQTVVWKLSKEIDPIFASVMEPFGNAVHTALVEDLTGKVVLISGVGPIGAMAIQVAKVSGAALVIASEIRDYRKALALKNGADIVIDPTREDLEDRVMRLTEGNGVDVFLEMSGSVEALKQGLKVTTNGGTVAILGLYGKEISFNVDDLVTFKALKIFGITGRKMFETWYIADKLLKHKKVDLSKVVTHVISFDEWQYGFELMMKGECGKVVMKF; via the coding sequence ATGAAAGCGTTGATGAAAACATCCATGGCGGAAGGCCTGACAATGGTGGAGGTACCAGAACCCGGCGAACCCGGGCCGACCGAAGTCCTGATCAGGGTGAAAACGGCTTCCATATGTGGTTCCGACGTGCACATCTACAGATGGGATAGCTGGGCACAGAGTCGCATAAAACCACCCCTAATAATCGGGCACGAGTTCTCCGGGATCGTTGAACGGGTCGGGGAAGCCGTTCAAACTGTCAAGGTTGGAGATTACGTCGCGTGTGAAACTCACATACCGTGTCTGAGCTGTGTTCAGTGCCGCACGAACAGGATGCACGTCTGTCGAAACATGAAGATTCTCGGTGTCGACACCAATGGAGCTTTTGCAGAATACGTGAAGGTGCCACAAACAGTTGTATGGAAGCTGTCGAAAGAGATCGATCCCATCTTCGCATCGGTGATGGAACCTTTTGGTAACGCAGTCCATACAGCGCTCGTCGAAGATCTAACGGGTAAAGTTGTCCTCATCAGCGGTGTGGGGCCCATAGGTGCCATGGCGATACAAGTGGCGAAGGTTTCTGGAGCCGCTCTGGTGATCGCCTCGGAGATAAGAGATTACAGAAAAGCCCTCGCGCTGAAAAACGGTGCGGACATCGTGATAGATCCCACCAGAGAAGATCTCGAAGATAGGGTGATGCGTTTGACCGAAGGAAACGGTGTCGATGTCTTCCTCGAAATGTCCGGTAGCGTAGAGGCACTCAAGCAGGGCTTGAAGGTAACGACCAACGGTGGAACCGTGGCGATCCTGGGACTGTACGGAAAAGAGATCTCGTTCAACGTGGACGATCTGGTCACGTTCAAGGCCCTCAAGATCTTCGGCATAACAGGAAGGAAAATGTTCGAGACATGGTACATAGCCGATAAGCTACTGAAACACAAAAAGGTTGATCTCTCGAAAGTTGTCACCCACGTGATCAGCTTTGACGAGTGGCAGTATGGGTTCGAGCTGATGATGAAGGGAGAATGCGGCAAGGTGGTTATGAAATTCTGA
- a CDS encoding DAK2 domain-containing protein translates to MNGKFMKLAFEKATEELALHVDELNALNVFPVPDGDTGSNMLATMREGCKYLEQLTKTDLKSVMDAIKNGTLMGARGNSGVILSQIFRGFAIYCEKKKTLEPHDILDMIKEAKNVAYKAVMKPVEGTILTVLRRIVERSEEAASFQDFPEVFGWIVQVAEQAVRETPKLLPVLREANVVDAGAKGLLYIFKGFHAASLGEQANLELVATKSGEVTVELPIEELTFQYCTEVMIKRENSFSDTEVERFRSFLESVGDSAVVVHDSAVLKTHVHTNNPGVVIEEALKYGELLKVKIDNMKLQHEHIVQENEPRRKYGFVAVSPGQGITTVLRNLGVDQIVRGGQTMNPSTADLKIAIERVNADVVFVFPNNPNIHMAARQAAEQINGKKVILIPTNTVQECISAMMAFDPNESEDVLTNKFNEAAKYIIALSITRAVMDAKHNGTKIKKGEYMILKGKSLIAHGQSLKQALHRALLSLDLRNREVVTIFKGQEATDEEVAILESVFKNVMDNPQIDIHEGGQPHYPYLLMIE, encoded by the coding sequence GTGAACGGGAAGTTCATGAAGCTTGCGTTCGAGAAAGCAACAGAAGAACTTGCCCTTCATGTGGACGAGTTGAACGCACTCAACGTCTTCCCTGTACCCGACGGAGACACTGGCTCTAACATGCTTGCAACCATGCGCGAAGGATGTAAATACTTGGAGCAACTGACAAAAACGGACCTGAAGTCTGTCATGGACGCCATCAAGAACGGAACGTTGATGGGGGCACGTGGAAATTCTGGCGTGATTCTTTCACAGATCTTTCGAGGGTTTGCGATCTATTGTGAGAAGAAGAAGACTCTGGAACCACATGACATTCTCGACATGATCAAAGAAGCAAAGAACGTGGCCTACAAGGCTGTGATGAAACCAGTTGAAGGCACTATCCTCACTGTGCTGAGAAGGATTGTCGAACGATCGGAAGAGGCTGCGAGTTTTCAAGATTTCCCTGAGGTTTTTGGCTGGATCGTTCAGGTTGCGGAACAGGCCGTGAGAGAGACACCAAAACTTTTGCCTGTGCTCAGAGAAGCAAACGTGGTGGACGCAGGTGCAAAGGGATTGCTTTACATATTCAAAGGTTTCCACGCCGCTTCGCTCGGTGAGCAGGCCAATCTGGAACTGGTCGCGACCAAGAGTGGAGAAGTGACAGTTGAACTTCCAATCGAAGAACTGACTTTCCAGTACTGCACCGAGGTCATGATAAAGAGAGAAAACAGTTTTTCCGACACCGAGGTGGAAAGATTCAGGAGCTTTCTCGAGAGCGTTGGAGACTCCGCTGTCGTTGTGCACGATTCTGCAGTTCTGAAGACTCATGTTCACACGAACAATCCCGGTGTGGTCATAGAGGAGGCCCTGAAGTACGGCGAACTGCTGAAGGTGAAGATAGACAACATGAAGCTCCAGCACGAGCACATTGTCCAGGAGAACGAACCGAGGAGAAAGTACGGTTTCGTGGCTGTCTCGCCGGGTCAGGGCATAACCACGGTGCTGAGGAACCTGGGTGTGGATCAGATCGTCAGGGGCGGACAAACTATGAACCCCAGCACGGCAGATCTGAAGATCGCCATCGAGAGGGTCAACGCAGATGTGGTTTTCGTCTTCCCAAACAATCCGAACATTCACATGGCCGCCAGGCAAGCCGCAGAGCAGATAAACGGTAAGAAAGTCATTTTGATACCCACCAACACCGTTCAGGAGTGTATCTCCGCCATGATGGCCTTCGATCCGAACGAATCTGAGGACGTTCTCACCAATAAATTCAACGAGGCTGCGAAGTACATCATAGCTCTCAGCATCACGAGGGCCGTCATGGATGCAAAACACAACGGTACCAAGATCAAGAAGGGCGAGTACATGATCCTGAAAGGCAAGTCATTGATCGCCCACGGCCAATCGTTGAAGCAGGCATTGCACAGGGCGCTGTTGTCACTGGATTTGAGAAACAGGGAGGTCGTCACGATCTTCAAAGGACAGGAAGCCACTGACGAAGAGGTGGCCATCCTGGAAAGCGTTTTCAAAAATGTCATGGACAACCCGCAAATAGACATCCATGAGGGCGGTCAGCCGCACTATCCGTACCTTTTGATGATCGAATGA
- a CDS encoding aminotransferase class I/II-fold pyridoxal phosphate-dependent enzyme, with protein MAIDRLERVLNAELEQLRNEGRAKGKEFIIVDVKKPANGKGPRYLLKGFGDKEFIRMNSNSYLGMSLREDIIKVEEETARKFGVGPGAVRFISGTFQPHRDLEKALARFHGREEAMIYSAAYVTVIGVIASLVTPETIVISDELNHNCIINAIRLARPKDRFIYKHLDMKDLEEKIIQSINKAERLIIVTDGVFSMRGDYAPLDVIQRLAEKYDRHFPQNIITIVDDSHGVGAFGPTGRGTEEVTNGRADLLVGTLGKAFGVNGGYVVSSEMIITYLREKAITYIYSNPITPAEAACALKVLEILDSQEGRERLSYLRGLARRFREGLIRLGYETIESEHPIVPLLVRDTKKTADLVNYLIEHGVLATGLNFPVVPKGDETIRFQINADHTPADIDYVLSVLEKYRKERWNM; from the coding sequence GTGGCGATAGATAGATTGGAAAGGGTTCTGAATGCGGAACTGGAACAGCTCAGAAACGAGGGAAGGGCGAAAGGAAAAGAGTTCATAATAGTGGATGTGAAAAAACCAGCCAATGGTAAAGGACCAAGATATCTGCTCAAAGGTTTCGGTGACAAAGAGTTCATAAGGATGAATTCGAACTCGTATCTTGGAATGTCTCTGAGAGAGGATATCATAAAGGTAGAGGAAGAGACCGCGCGAAAGTTCGGGGTTGGACCCGGTGCAGTCAGGTTCATAAGTGGAACTTTTCAGCCACACAGAGATCTAGAAAAGGCCCTGGCACGGTTCCACGGGCGGGAAGAAGCCATGATCTACAGTGCCGCATACGTGACGGTGATAGGCGTCATAGCGTCGCTCGTCACGCCCGAAACGATAGTGATCAGCGACGAGCTGAACCACAACTGCATCATAAACGCCATAAGGCTGGCCCGTCCAAAGGACAGGTTCATTTATAAACATCTGGACATGAAAGATCTTGAAGAAAAGATCATTCAGAGCATCAACAAGGCTGAAAGGTTGATCATCGTGACGGATGGAGTCTTCAGCATGAGGGGAGATTACGCACCGCTGGACGTGATTCAAAGGCTTGCAGAGAAGTACGATCGTCATTTCCCTCAGAATATCATCACCATCGTGGACGACTCACACGGTGTGGGCGCCTTCGGTCCAACGGGCAGGGGTACAGAGGAAGTCACCAACGGCAGGGCAGACCTTCTCGTAGGAACGCTCGGTAAGGCCTTCGGTGTTAACGGTGGCTACGTTGTCTCGAGCGAAATGATAATCACTTACCTGAGAGAAAAAGCGATCACGTACATATACTCAAACCCAATCACGCCCGCCGAGGCTGCCTGTGCATTGAAGGTTCTTGAGATTCTGGACAGCCAGGAAGGAAGAGAAAGACTCTCTTATCTTAGAGGACTAGCGAGGAGATTCCGTGAAGGTCTGATCAGATTGGGTTACGAAACGATCGAAAGCGAACATCCCATCGTGCCGCTGCTCGTCAGGGACACGAAGAAAACGGCGGATCTGGTGAACTATCTGATCGAGCACGGTGTGCTCGCGACAGGTTTAAACTTCCCGGTGGTTCCAAAGGGAGACGAAACGATAAGGTTCCAGATCAACGCGGACCACACCCCAGCTGACATAGATTACGTCCTGAGCGTGCTGGAGAAGTACAGAAAAGAACGCTGGAACATGTAG
- the dxs gene encoding 1-deoxy-D-xylulose-5-phosphate synthase, translating into MTIDQLKDARIEDLERFAELIRKRIIDVVSQNGGHLASNLGVVELTLALYKVFDPRENIIVWDTSHQCYAHKLLTYRWEEFSTLRKLGGISGFNSIKENALDRFGAGHAGTAIAAALGIEKGLKLLGEKKNVIVVLGDGALTNGETLESLNQLKSLNSKLKIVLNDNGMSISKNVGALSEAFAKLRTSQVYVMFKNLVKKVLSASPTGKNLEEELRRFREGLKQFIQGIDFFEALGLKHIGPVDGHDLKLLVELFERIKDYDYPVVVHVVTQKGKGYKPAEENCVFFHSPPKFDPESGEPVVREGWLSYSDVFGETLVRLARKDKRLFAITAAMPDGTGLRKFSEAFPDRFVDLGITEQSCVTFAAGLASAGFRPVVAIYSTFLQRAYDQIIHDVALQNLNVIFAVDRAGLVGEDGPTHHGVFDIAFFRTVPNSRIFAPCCLQELINVLRSVVEMDIKGVVAIRYPRQAEEGNFDDMWKKSVLIDPFRWEIVREGKNVAILAVGTMVQNVLKANLDATVVYVRCVKPLDETMLERVAETHELIVTVEEGIISGGFGESVLNYLNRKDWRRSILLIGINDEFVPHGSREELLKLKGLDPEGIRERVLSLLRKEVGLCGDQAGIWRP; encoded by the coding sequence ATAACAATAGATCAACTTAAGGATGCGCGAATCGAAGACCTCGAACGCTTCGCTGAATTGATAAGAAAAAGGATTATCGATGTCGTTTCTCAGAATGGGGGTCATTTGGCGTCAAACCTTGGTGTCGTCGAGCTGACGCTCGCACTCTACAAGGTGTTCGACCCGAGGGAAAACATCATCGTTTGGGACACTTCCCATCAATGTTACGCGCACAAACTCTTGACTTACAGGTGGGAAGAATTCTCCACACTGAGAAAACTTGGAGGCATAAGCGGTTTCAATTCCATCAAAGAGAACGCACTCGACAGGTTCGGTGCGGGCCATGCAGGAACTGCGATCGCTGCTGCACTTGGTATCGAGAAAGGTTTGAAATTGCTGGGAGAGAAGAAGAACGTCATCGTCGTTCTCGGTGATGGCGCTCTGACTAACGGTGAGACGCTGGAGAGTTTGAACCAGCTGAAGAGTTTGAACTCGAAACTGAAAATCGTCCTGAACGACAACGGTATGTCGATCTCGAAGAACGTTGGTGCTCTGTCTGAGGCCTTCGCGAAATTGCGTACAAGTCAGGTGTACGTGATGTTCAAAAACCTTGTGAAAAAAGTGCTGTCTGCTTCCCCCACGGGTAAAAACCTGGAAGAGGAATTGAGAAGGTTCAGAGAAGGCCTGAAACAGTTCATCCAGGGAATCGATTTCTTTGAGGCCCTGGGCTTGAAGCACATAGGACCCGTCGATGGGCACGATCTGAAATTGCTCGTCGAATTGTTCGAGAGGATCAAAGATTACGATTATCCTGTGGTGGTGCACGTCGTAACACAGAAGGGCAAAGGTTACAAACCGGCCGAAGAGAACTGCGTTTTCTTCCACAGCCCACCGAAGTTCGATCCGGAATCGGGAGAGCCGGTCGTCAGAGAGGGCTGGCTCTCTTACAGTGATGTTTTCGGAGAGACTCTCGTTAGATTGGCTCGGAAAGATAAAAGATTGTTCGCTATAACGGCAGCTATGCCAGATGGAACGGGGTTGAGGAAGTTTTCGGAGGCGTTTCCGGACAGGTTCGTCGATCTTGGCATTACTGAGCAATCCTGCGTGACGTTCGCGGCTGGACTCGCGAGTGCTGGATTCAGGCCAGTTGTTGCAATTTACTCGACGTTTTTACAGCGGGCGTACGATCAGATCATCCACGACGTGGCCTTGCAGAATCTGAACGTTATCTTCGCCGTGGACCGTGCGGGGCTGGTGGGGGAGGACGGACCAACTCACCATGGAGTCTTCGACATAGCCTTTTTCAGGACTGTGCCGAACAGCAGGATATTCGCTCCGTGTTGCCTGCAGGAATTGATCAACGTGTTGAGATCGGTTGTAGAGATGGATATAAAAGGAGTCGTGGCGATCAGGTATCCCAGGCAGGCAGAGGAAGGAAATTTCGATGATATGTGGAAAAAATCGGTTCTGATAGATCCATTCCGCTGGGAGATAGTCAGAGAGGGGAAAAACGTGGCCATCCTGGCCGTTGGCACGATGGTGCAGAATGTTCTGAAGGCTAATCTTGATGCCACCGTCGTCTACGTCCGGTGTGTTAAACCATTGGACGAAACCATGCTGGAGAGGGTGGCAGAAACTCACGAACTGATTGTAACCGTGGAAGAGGGTATCATCAGTGGTGGATTTGGAGAGTCCGTCCTGAATTATCTGAACAGAAAAGATTGGCGCAGGAGCATACTCCTCATAGGTATCAATGATGAATTCGTGCCACACGGTAGCAGAGAGGAGCTTTTGAAGCTAAAAGGACTCGATCCGGAAGGCATTCGCGAACGTGTGTTATCATTATTGAGAAAGGAGGTTGGTCTCTGTGGTGATCAAGCTGGAATATGGAGACCTTGA